A genome region from Anastrepha obliqua isolate idAnaObli1 chromosome 4, idAnaObli1_1.0, whole genome shotgun sequence includes the following:
- the LOC129245747 gene encoding ATP-citrate synthase isoform X2, which yields MSAKAISEATGKDILNRFLNVNGASGAAQCRFATVNTQTDWSQLTVQNPWLLDTPLVVKPDQLIKRRGKLGLIGVKKNYEQVKQWIGERINKDQKIGNAVGKLRNFIIEPFVPHDESEEMYVCIYSHRNADTILFYHQGGVDIGDVDAKALKLDVQINNETSVEEITTKLLVHVADASKKKRIANFINALYQAYVDLYFTYLEINPLVVTKDSMYILDLAAKLDSTADFICRPKWGNVEYPPPFGRDAYPEEAYIADLDAKSGASLKLTILNRNGRIWTMVAGGGASVIYSDTICDLGGSSELANYGEYSGAPSEQQTYEYAKTILTLMTSSPKHPEGKVLITGGGIANFTNVASTFRGIITALREFQPKLVEHNVSIFVRRAGPNYQEGLRKMREFGSSLGIPLHVFGPETHMTAICGMALGKRPIPQTAAAEFATANFLLPGGQQAQSELKAAESSDSNNGGSSPHSIKLPPISADDSVTNDSVHNNVANAHTRKFFSNKTKAIVWGMQQRAVQSMLDFDFICRRDEPSVVAMVYPFTGDHKQKYYWGHKEILIPVYKKMSDAVKNHKEVDVMVNFASFRSAYESTLEVLEFPQIRTVAIIAEGIPENMTRKLIFEADKKGVSIIGPATVGGVKPGCFKIGNTGGMLDNILHSKLYRPGSVAYVSRSGGMSNELNNIISKATDGVLEGIAIGGDRYPGSTFMDHILRYQADPEVKLIVLLGEVGGTEEYEVCAALKDGRITKPLVAWCIGTCASMFTSEVQFGHAGSCANSDRETACAKNNALAEAKAFVPASFDSLGDLIQEVYAQLVKSGRIVPKEEVPPPTVPMDYSWARELGLIRKPASFMTSICDERGQELLYAGMPISEVLNKDVGIGGVVSLLWFQRCLPPYVCKFFEMCLMVTADHGPAVSGAHNTIVCARAGKDLVSSVVSGLLTIGDRFGGALDGSARQFSEAYDSNLHPMDFVNQMRKDGKLILGIGHRVKSINNPDVRVKIIKEFVLENFPSCPLLRYALEVEKITTNKKPNLILNVDGVIATSFVDMLRNCGSFTSEEAQEYINIGAINSLFVLGRSIGFIGHYMDQKRLKQGLYRHPWDDISYVMPEQFN from the exons ATGTCAGCCAAAGCCATTTCCGAAGCCACTGGCAAAGATATATTGAATCGTTTTTTGAATGTGAATGGTGCTTCAGGTGCGGCACAATGTCGTTTTGCAACAGTCAACACTCAAACGGATTGGTCTCAATTGACCGTACAGAACCCTTGGCTGCTGGACACG CCACTAGTTGTGAAACCGGATCAATTGATTAAGCGACGTGGTAAATTGGGTTTAATCGGTGTTAAGAAGAATTACGAGCAAGTCAAACAATGGATTGGCGAACGCATTAATAAGGATCAGAAGATCGGCAATGCTGTGGGCAAATTGCGTAATTTCATTATTGAACCGTTTGTGCCACATGATGAG TCCGAAGAGATGTATGTTTGTATCTATTCTCATCGCAACGCCGATACGATTCTCTTCTACCATCAAGGTGGTGTTGATATTGGTGATGTTGACGCAAAGGCGTTGAAATTAGATGTGCAGATAAACAATGAAACCTCCGTTGAGGAAATTACAACGAAATTGTTGGTGCATGTCGCCGATGCTTCCAAGAAGAAACGTATCGCTAATTTCATAAACGCTCTGTACCAAGCTTATGTTGATCTTTACTTTACGTACTTGGAAATCAATCCATTGGTTGTGACCAAAGATAGTATGTATATTTTGGACTTGGCTGCTAAATTAGACTCTACAGCCGATTTTATTTGCCGTCCGAAGTGGGGAAATGTTGAATATCCACCACCATTCGGACGTGATGCCTATCCGGAAGAAGCCTACATAGCCGACTTGGATGCAAAGAGTGGCGCTTCATTGAAG CTTACAATTCTCAATCGTAATGGCCGCATTTGGACTATGGTGGCCGGTGGTGGTGCCAGTGTTATTTACTCCGATACAATTTGTGATTTGGGTGGATCCTCCGAATTAGCCAACTACGGCGAATACAGTGGTGCACCATCTGAGCAGCAAACTTATGAATATGCCAAAACCATTTTAACACTCATGACTTCGTCACCAAAACATCCAGAAGGAAAAGTGCTCATCACTGGCGGTGGTATTGCTAATTTCACAAATGTTGCTTCAACCTTCCGTGGCATAATCACGGCCTTGCGTGAATTCCAACCCAAACTGGTTGAACACAATGTGTCGATTTTCGTGCGTCGTGCCGGCCCCAATTATCAAGAAGGTTTGCGCAAGATGCGCGAATTCGGCTCCTCACTTGGCATTCCATTGCACGTGTTCGGTCCAGAGACGCATATGACTGCGATTTGTGGCATGGCGCTGGGTAAGCGACCCATTCCACAAACCGCAGCAGCTGAATTCGCGACGGCCAATTTTCTACTGCCCGGAGGTCAGCAAGCACAGTCTGAACTGAAAGCCGCTGAAAGTTCAGATAGTAACAATGGCG GTTCATCACCACACTCGATTAAACTACCACCTATTTCGGCAGATGACTCTGTTACAAATGACTCTGTGCACAACAATGTCGCAAATGCGCATACGCGCAAATTTTTCAGCAACAAAACGAAGGCTATCGTCTGGGGTATGCAACAACGGGCTGTACAATCAATGCtagattttgatttcatttgcag ACGTGATGAACCGTCCGTTGTCGCTATGGTATACCCCTTCACCGGTGATCATAAACAAAAGTACTACTGGGGTCACAAAGAGATTCTAATTCCAGTTTATAAGAAAATGTCGGACGCTGTTAAAAACCACAAAGAAGTCGATGTGATGGTGAATTTCGCCTCATTCCGCTCAGCTTACGAATCGACGTTGGAGGTATTGGAATTCCCCCAAATACGCACAGTTGCTATTATTGCTGAAGGTATACCCGAAAATATGACAcgtaaactaatttttgaagcCGACAAGAAGGGAGTTTCGATCATTGGGCCCGCTACTGTCGGTGGTGTTAAACCTGGTTGCTTCAAAATTGGCAACACAGGCGGCATGTTGGATAATATTTTGCACTCGAAACTCTATCGGCCCGGCAGTGTGGCTTATGTGTCGCGTTCCGGTGGTATGTCCAACGAGTTAAATAACATAATATCAAAAGCCACCGATGGTGTACTAGAAGGTATAGCTATTGGCGGCGATCGCTACCCAGGTTCCACATTTATGGATCACATTTTGCGCTATCAGGCCGATCCAGAGGTTAAACTGATTGTGTTGCTGGGCGAAGTGGGTGGCACTGAAGAGTATGAAGTGTGCGCTGCACTCAAGGACGGGCGCATAACAAAACCGTTAGTAGCGTGGTGTATTGGAACCTGTGCTAGCATGTTCACTTCCGAGGTGCAGTTTGGTCATGCAGGCTCATGCGCCAACTCAGATCGCGAAACAGCATGCGCTAAGAACAATGCATTGGCTGAGGCAAAAGCATTTGTGCCCGCATCTTTCGATTCGCTGGGTGATCTTATTCAAGAAGTGTATGCACAATTGGTAAAATCGGGACGCATTGTACCTAAAGAGGAAGTACCACCACCCACTGTGCCAATGGACTACTCGTGGGCACGTGAATTGGGTCTTATCCGCAAACCTGCCTCTTTTATGACGTCCATTTGTGATGAGCGCGGTCAAGAGTTATTGTACGCTGGCATGCCCATCAGTGAGGTACTTAACAAGGATGTCGGCATCGGTGGTGTGGTATCACTGCTATGGTTCCAGCGCTGTCTGCCACCATACGTGTGCAAGTTCTTCGAAATGTGTCTAATGGTGACGGCTGACCATGGACCAGCGGTTTCAGGTGCACATAACACGATAGTGTGTGCGCGTGCTGGCAAAGACTTAGTCTCATCCGTCGTCAGTGGTCTGTTGACAATT ggTGATCGTTTTGGTGGTGCTCTCGATGGTTCAGCCCGGCAATTTTCCGAGGCTTACGATTCCAACTTGCATCCCATGGATTTTGTGAATCAAATGCGCAAAGATGGCAAACTTATTTTGGGCATTGGACATCGAGTTAAATCGATTAACAACCCAGATGTACGCGTGAAAATCATAAAAGAGTTTGTATTGGAGAATTTCCCGTCTTGCCCACTATTGAGATACGCGCTGGAAGTAGAAAAAAtcacaacaaacaaaaagccGAACTTGATTTTGAATGTAGATGGTGTAATTGCTACGAGTTTCGTGGACATGTTGCGCAATTGTGGTTCATTTACGAG TGAGGAAGCTCAAGAGTACATCAACATCGGTGCGATCAATTCGCTGTTCGTGCTGGGACGTAGCATAGGTTTCATCGGCCATTACATGGATCAGAAGCGGCTGAAGCAGGGTCTATATCGCCATCCGTGGGATGATATCTCGTACGTTATGCCCGagcaattcaattaa
- the LOC129245747 gene encoding ATP-citrate synthase isoform X3, with translation MSAKAISEATGKDILNRFLNVNGASGAAQCRFATVNTQTDWSQLTVQNPWLLDTPLVVKPDQLIKRRGKLGLIGVKKNYEQVKQWIGERINKDQKIGNAVGKLRNFIIEPFVPHDESEEMYVCIYSHRNADTILFYHQGGVDIGDVDAKALKLDVQINNETSVEEITTKLLVHVADASKKKRIANFINALYQAYVDLYFTYLEINPLVVTKDSMYILDLAAKLDSTADFICRPKWGNVEYPPPFGRDAYPEEAYIADLDAKSGASLKLTILNRNGRIWTMVAGGGASVIYSDTICDLGGSSELANYGEYSGAPSEQQTYEYAKTILTLMTSSPKHPEGKVLITGGGIANFTNVASTFRGIITALREFQPKLVEHNVSIFVRRAGPNYQEGLRKMREFGSSLGIPLHVFGPETHMTAICGMALGKRPIPQTAAAEFATANFLLPGGQQAQSELKAAESSDSNNGDDSVTNDSVHNNVANAHTRKFFSNKTKAIVWGMQQRAVQSMLDFDFICRRDEPSVVAMVYPFTGDHKQKYYWGHKEILIPVYKKMSDAVKNHKEVDVMVNFASFRSAYESTLEVLEFPQIRTVAIIAEGIPENMTRKLIFEADKKGVSIIGPATVGGVKPGCFKIGNTGGMLDNILHSKLYRPGSVAYVSRSGGMSNELNNIISKATDGVLEGIAIGGDRYPGSTFMDHILRYQADPEVKLIVLLGEVGGTEEYEVCAALKDGRITKPLVAWCIGTCASMFTSEVQFGHAGSCANSDRETACAKNNALAEAKAFVPASFDSLGDLIQEVYAQLVKSGRIVPKEEVPPPTVPMDYSWARELGLIRKPASFMTSICDERGQELLYAGMPISEVLNKDVGIGGVVSLLWFQRCLPPYVCKFFEMCLMVTADHGPAVSGAHNTIVCARAGKDLVSSVVSGLLTIGDRFGGALDGSARQFSEAYDSNLHPMDFVNQMRKDGKLILGIGHRVKSINNPDVRVKIIKEFVLENFPSCPLLRYALEVEKITTNKKPNLILNVDGVIATSFVDMLRNCGSFTSEEAQEYINIGAINSLFVLGRSIGFIGHYMDQKRLKQGLYRHPWDDISYVMPEQFN, from the exons ATGTCAGCCAAAGCCATTTCCGAAGCCACTGGCAAAGATATATTGAATCGTTTTTTGAATGTGAATGGTGCTTCAGGTGCGGCACAATGTCGTTTTGCAACAGTCAACACTCAAACGGATTGGTCTCAATTGACCGTACAGAACCCTTGGCTGCTGGACACG CCACTAGTTGTGAAACCGGATCAATTGATTAAGCGACGTGGTAAATTGGGTTTAATCGGTGTTAAGAAGAATTACGAGCAAGTCAAACAATGGATTGGCGAACGCATTAATAAGGATCAGAAGATCGGCAATGCTGTGGGCAAATTGCGTAATTTCATTATTGAACCGTTTGTGCCACATGATGAG TCCGAAGAGATGTATGTTTGTATCTATTCTCATCGCAACGCCGATACGATTCTCTTCTACCATCAAGGTGGTGTTGATATTGGTGATGTTGACGCAAAGGCGTTGAAATTAGATGTGCAGATAAACAATGAAACCTCCGTTGAGGAAATTACAACGAAATTGTTGGTGCATGTCGCCGATGCTTCCAAGAAGAAACGTATCGCTAATTTCATAAACGCTCTGTACCAAGCTTATGTTGATCTTTACTTTACGTACTTGGAAATCAATCCATTGGTTGTGACCAAAGATAGTATGTATATTTTGGACTTGGCTGCTAAATTAGACTCTACAGCCGATTTTATTTGCCGTCCGAAGTGGGGAAATGTTGAATATCCACCACCATTCGGACGTGATGCCTATCCGGAAGAAGCCTACATAGCCGACTTGGATGCAAAGAGTGGCGCTTCATTGAAG CTTACAATTCTCAATCGTAATGGCCGCATTTGGACTATGGTGGCCGGTGGTGGTGCCAGTGTTATTTACTCCGATACAATTTGTGATTTGGGTGGATCCTCCGAATTAGCCAACTACGGCGAATACAGTGGTGCACCATCTGAGCAGCAAACTTATGAATATGCCAAAACCATTTTAACACTCATGACTTCGTCACCAAAACATCCAGAAGGAAAAGTGCTCATCACTGGCGGTGGTATTGCTAATTTCACAAATGTTGCTTCAACCTTCCGTGGCATAATCACGGCCTTGCGTGAATTCCAACCCAAACTGGTTGAACACAATGTGTCGATTTTCGTGCGTCGTGCCGGCCCCAATTATCAAGAAGGTTTGCGCAAGATGCGCGAATTCGGCTCCTCACTTGGCATTCCATTGCACGTGTTCGGTCCAGAGACGCATATGACTGCGATTTGTGGCATGGCGCTGGGTAAGCGACCCATTCCACAAACCGCAGCAGCTGAATTCGCGACGGCCAATTTTCTACTGCCCGGAGGTCAGCAAGCACAGTCTGAACTGAAAGCCGCTGAAAGTTCAGATAGTAACAATGGCG ATGACTCTGTTACAAATGACTCTGTGCACAACAATGTCGCAAATGCGCATACGCGCAAATTTTTCAGCAACAAAACGAAGGCTATCGTCTGGGGTATGCAACAACGGGCTGTACAATCAATGCtagattttgatttcatttgcag ACGTGATGAACCGTCCGTTGTCGCTATGGTATACCCCTTCACCGGTGATCATAAACAAAAGTACTACTGGGGTCACAAAGAGATTCTAATTCCAGTTTATAAGAAAATGTCGGACGCTGTTAAAAACCACAAAGAAGTCGATGTGATGGTGAATTTCGCCTCATTCCGCTCAGCTTACGAATCGACGTTGGAGGTATTGGAATTCCCCCAAATACGCACAGTTGCTATTATTGCTGAAGGTATACCCGAAAATATGACAcgtaaactaatttttgaagcCGACAAGAAGGGAGTTTCGATCATTGGGCCCGCTACTGTCGGTGGTGTTAAACCTGGTTGCTTCAAAATTGGCAACACAGGCGGCATGTTGGATAATATTTTGCACTCGAAACTCTATCGGCCCGGCAGTGTGGCTTATGTGTCGCGTTCCGGTGGTATGTCCAACGAGTTAAATAACATAATATCAAAAGCCACCGATGGTGTACTAGAAGGTATAGCTATTGGCGGCGATCGCTACCCAGGTTCCACATTTATGGATCACATTTTGCGCTATCAGGCCGATCCAGAGGTTAAACTGATTGTGTTGCTGGGCGAAGTGGGTGGCACTGAAGAGTATGAAGTGTGCGCTGCACTCAAGGACGGGCGCATAACAAAACCGTTAGTAGCGTGGTGTATTGGAACCTGTGCTAGCATGTTCACTTCCGAGGTGCAGTTTGGTCATGCAGGCTCATGCGCCAACTCAGATCGCGAAACAGCATGCGCTAAGAACAATGCATTGGCTGAGGCAAAAGCATTTGTGCCCGCATCTTTCGATTCGCTGGGTGATCTTATTCAAGAAGTGTATGCACAATTGGTAAAATCGGGACGCATTGTACCTAAAGAGGAAGTACCACCACCCACTGTGCCAATGGACTACTCGTGGGCACGTGAATTGGGTCTTATCCGCAAACCTGCCTCTTTTATGACGTCCATTTGTGATGAGCGCGGTCAAGAGTTATTGTACGCTGGCATGCCCATCAGTGAGGTACTTAACAAGGATGTCGGCATCGGTGGTGTGGTATCACTGCTATGGTTCCAGCGCTGTCTGCCACCATACGTGTGCAAGTTCTTCGAAATGTGTCTAATGGTGACGGCTGACCATGGACCAGCGGTTTCAGGTGCACATAACACGATAGTGTGTGCGCGTGCTGGCAAAGACTTAGTCTCATCCGTCGTCAGTGGTCTGTTGACAATT ggTGATCGTTTTGGTGGTGCTCTCGATGGTTCAGCCCGGCAATTTTCCGAGGCTTACGATTCCAACTTGCATCCCATGGATTTTGTGAATCAAATGCGCAAAGATGGCAAACTTATTTTGGGCATTGGACATCGAGTTAAATCGATTAACAACCCAGATGTACGCGTGAAAATCATAAAAGAGTTTGTATTGGAGAATTTCCCGTCTTGCCCACTATTGAGATACGCGCTGGAAGTAGAAAAAAtcacaacaaacaaaaagccGAACTTGATTTTGAATGTAGATGGTGTAATTGCTACGAGTTTCGTGGACATGTTGCGCAATTGTGGTTCATTTACGAG TGAGGAAGCTCAAGAGTACATCAACATCGGTGCGATCAATTCGCTGTTCGTGCTGGGACGTAGCATAGGTTTCATCGGCCATTACATGGATCAGAAGCGGCTGAAGCAGGGTCTATATCGCCATCCGTGGGATGATATCTCGTACGTTATGCCCGagcaattcaattaa
- the LOC129244647 gene encoding transmembrane protein 208 yields MAPSQKGKQGTKGAKQIVEENKATLKFYRNMAIGSTAGNVLINLIFFGLSKVTVIMGIIAVLSLAAAVQFMVFMSRPKYSETGAILDSGNDLNMEGGIAENVKDLIILTAGSLLLSLLSNYFWFLLLLAPLRAFWMLWGSVIQPWLSQRNAAAEEPELDEKKQRKLERKMRRMR; encoded by the exons ATGGCG cCATCACAAAAGGGTAAACAAGGCACAAAAGGAGCGAAGCAGATTGTGGAGGAAAATAAGGCCACTTTGAAGTTTTATAGGAATATGGCAATAGGTAGTACTGCTGGTaacgttttaataaatttgatattttttggacTGAGCAAAGTAACTGTG ATTATGGGCATCATAGCCGTGTTGTCGTTAGCTGCCGCCGTTCAGTTTATGGTTTTCATGTCGCGACCAAAGTACTCTGAAACGGGCGCTATTCTTGATTCCGGTAACGATTTGAATATGGAAGGTGGAATTGCAGA AAATGTTAAGGATCTAATCATTCTGACAGCAGGTTCGCTTTTGCTTTCCCTGTTGTCGAATTACTTTTGGTTCCTCTTACTCTTGGCACCACTGCGTGCGTTCTGGATGTTGTGGGGTAGTGTGATACAGCCTTGGTTATCACAACGCAACGCTGCTGCCGAGGAACCAGAATTGGACGAAAAGAAACAACGTAAACTCGAACGTAAAATGCGTCGTATGAGATGA
- the LOC129245747 gene encoding ATP-citrate synthase isoform X1, whose translation MSAKAISEATGKDILNRFLNVNGASGAAQCRFATVNTQTDWSQLTVQNPWLLDTPLVVKPDQLIKRRGKLGLIGVKKNYEQVKQWIGERINKDQKIGNAVGKLRNFIIEPFVPHDESEEMYVCIYSHRNADTILFYHQGGVDIGDVDAKALKLDVQINNETSVEEITTKLLVHVADASKKKRIANFINALYQAYVDLYFTYLEINPLVVTKDSMYILDLAAKLDSTADFICRPKWGNVEYPPPFGRDAYPEEAYIADLDAKSGASLKLTILNRNGRIWTMVAGGGASVIYSDTICDLGGSSELANYGEYSGAPSEQQTYEYAKTILTLMTSSPKHPEGKVLITGGGIANFTNVASTFRGIITALREFQPKLVEHNVSIFVRRAGPNYQEGLRKMREFGSSLGIPLHVFGPETHMTAICGMALGKRPIPQTAAAEFATANFLLPGGQQAQSELKAAESSDSNNGGIGSSPHSIKLPPISADDSVTNDSVHNNVANAHTRKFFSNKTKAIVWGMQQRAVQSMLDFDFICRRDEPSVVAMVYPFTGDHKQKYYWGHKEILIPVYKKMSDAVKNHKEVDVMVNFASFRSAYESTLEVLEFPQIRTVAIIAEGIPENMTRKLIFEADKKGVSIIGPATVGGVKPGCFKIGNTGGMLDNILHSKLYRPGSVAYVSRSGGMSNELNNIISKATDGVLEGIAIGGDRYPGSTFMDHILRYQADPEVKLIVLLGEVGGTEEYEVCAALKDGRITKPLVAWCIGTCASMFTSEVQFGHAGSCANSDRETACAKNNALAEAKAFVPASFDSLGDLIQEVYAQLVKSGRIVPKEEVPPPTVPMDYSWARELGLIRKPASFMTSICDERGQELLYAGMPISEVLNKDVGIGGVVSLLWFQRCLPPYVCKFFEMCLMVTADHGPAVSGAHNTIVCARAGKDLVSSVVSGLLTIGDRFGGALDGSARQFSEAYDSNLHPMDFVNQMRKDGKLILGIGHRVKSINNPDVRVKIIKEFVLENFPSCPLLRYALEVEKITTNKKPNLILNVDGVIATSFVDMLRNCGSFTSEEAQEYINIGAINSLFVLGRSIGFIGHYMDQKRLKQGLYRHPWDDISYVMPEQFN comes from the exons ATGTCAGCCAAAGCCATTTCCGAAGCCACTGGCAAAGATATATTGAATCGTTTTTTGAATGTGAATGGTGCTTCAGGTGCGGCACAATGTCGTTTTGCAACAGTCAACACTCAAACGGATTGGTCTCAATTGACCGTACAGAACCCTTGGCTGCTGGACACG CCACTAGTTGTGAAACCGGATCAATTGATTAAGCGACGTGGTAAATTGGGTTTAATCGGTGTTAAGAAGAATTACGAGCAAGTCAAACAATGGATTGGCGAACGCATTAATAAGGATCAGAAGATCGGCAATGCTGTGGGCAAATTGCGTAATTTCATTATTGAACCGTTTGTGCCACATGATGAG TCCGAAGAGATGTATGTTTGTATCTATTCTCATCGCAACGCCGATACGATTCTCTTCTACCATCAAGGTGGTGTTGATATTGGTGATGTTGACGCAAAGGCGTTGAAATTAGATGTGCAGATAAACAATGAAACCTCCGTTGAGGAAATTACAACGAAATTGTTGGTGCATGTCGCCGATGCTTCCAAGAAGAAACGTATCGCTAATTTCATAAACGCTCTGTACCAAGCTTATGTTGATCTTTACTTTACGTACTTGGAAATCAATCCATTGGTTGTGACCAAAGATAGTATGTATATTTTGGACTTGGCTGCTAAATTAGACTCTACAGCCGATTTTATTTGCCGTCCGAAGTGGGGAAATGTTGAATATCCACCACCATTCGGACGTGATGCCTATCCGGAAGAAGCCTACATAGCCGACTTGGATGCAAAGAGTGGCGCTTCATTGAAG CTTACAATTCTCAATCGTAATGGCCGCATTTGGACTATGGTGGCCGGTGGTGGTGCCAGTGTTATTTACTCCGATACAATTTGTGATTTGGGTGGATCCTCCGAATTAGCCAACTACGGCGAATACAGTGGTGCACCATCTGAGCAGCAAACTTATGAATATGCCAAAACCATTTTAACACTCATGACTTCGTCACCAAAACATCCAGAAGGAAAAGTGCTCATCACTGGCGGTGGTATTGCTAATTTCACAAATGTTGCTTCAACCTTCCGTGGCATAATCACGGCCTTGCGTGAATTCCAACCCAAACTGGTTGAACACAATGTGTCGATTTTCGTGCGTCGTGCCGGCCCCAATTATCAAGAAGGTTTGCGCAAGATGCGCGAATTCGGCTCCTCACTTGGCATTCCATTGCACGTGTTCGGTCCAGAGACGCATATGACTGCGATTTGTGGCATGGCGCTGGGTAAGCGACCCATTCCACAAACCGCAGCAGCTGAATTCGCGACGGCCAATTTTCTACTGCCCGGAGGTCAGCAAGCACAGTCTGAACTGAAAGCCGCTGAAAGTTCAGATAGTAACAATGGCG GTATAGGTTCATCACCACACTCGATTAAACTACCACCTATTTCGGCAGATGACTCTGTTACAAATGACTCTGTGCACAACAATGTCGCAAATGCGCATACGCGCAAATTTTTCAGCAACAAAACGAAGGCTATCGTCTGGGGTATGCAACAACGGGCTGTACAATCAATGCtagattttgatttcatttgcag ACGTGATGAACCGTCCGTTGTCGCTATGGTATACCCCTTCACCGGTGATCATAAACAAAAGTACTACTGGGGTCACAAAGAGATTCTAATTCCAGTTTATAAGAAAATGTCGGACGCTGTTAAAAACCACAAAGAAGTCGATGTGATGGTGAATTTCGCCTCATTCCGCTCAGCTTACGAATCGACGTTGGAGGTATTGGAATTCCCCCAAATACGCACAGTTGCTATTATTGCTGAAGGTATACCCGAAAATATGACAcgtaaactaatttttgaagcCGACAAGAAGGGAGTTTCGATCATTGGGCCCGCTACTGTCGGTGGTGTTAAACCTGGTTGCTTCAAAATTGGCAACACAGGCGGCATGTTGGATAATATTTTGCACTCGAAACTCTATCGGCCCGGCAGTGTGGCTTATGTGTCGCGTTCCGGTGGTATGTCCAACGAGTTAAATAACATAATATCAAAAGCCACCGATGGTGTACTAGAAGGTATAGCTATTGGCGGCGATCGCTACCCAGGTTCCACATTTATGGATCACATTTTGCGCTATCAGGCCGATCCAGAGGTTAAACTGATTGTGTTGCTGGGCGAAGTGGGTGGCACTGAAGAGTATGAAGTGTGCGCTGCACTCAAGGACGGGCGCATAACAAAACCGTTAGTAGCGTGGTGTATTGGAACCTGTGCTAGCATGTTCACTTCCGAGGTGCAGTTTGGTCATGCAGGCTCATGCGCCAACTCAGATCGCGAAACAGCATGCGCTAAGAACAATGCATTGGCTGAGGCAAAAGCATTTGTGCCCGCATCTTTCGATTCGCTGGGTGATCTTATTCAAGAAGTGTATGCACAATTGGTAAAATCGGGACGCATTGTACCTAAAGAGGAAGTACCACCACCCACTGTGCCAATGGACTACTCGTGGGCACGTGAATTGGGTCTTATCCGCAAACCTGCCTCTTTTATGACGTCCATTTGTGATGAGCGCGGTCAAGAGTTATTGTACGCTGGCATGCCCATCAGTGAGGTACTTAACAAGGATGTCGGCATCGGTGGTGTGGTATCACTGCTATGGTTCCAGCGCTGTCTGCCACCATACGTGTGCAAGTTCTTCGAAATGTGTCTAATGGTGACGGCTGACCATGGACCAGCGGTTTCAGGTGCACATAACACGATAGTGTGTGCGCGTGCTGGCAAAGACTTAGTCTCATCCGTCGTCAGTGGTCTGTTGACAATT ggTGATCGTTTTGGTGGTGCTCTCGATGGTTCAGCCCGGCAATTTTCCGAGGCTTACGATTCCAACTTGCATCCCATGGATTTTGTGAATCAAATGCGCAAAGATGGCAAACTTATTTTGGGCATTGGACATCGAGTTAAATCGATTAACAACCCAGATGTACGCGTGAAAATCATAAAAGAGTTTGTATTGGAGAATTTCCCGTCTTGCCCACTATTGAGATACGCGCTGGAAGTAGAAAAAAtcacaacaaacaaaaagccGAACTTGATTTTGAATGTAGATGGTGTAATTGCTACGAGTTTCGTGGACATGTTGCGCAATTGTGGTTCATTTACGAG TGAGGAAGCTCAAGAGTACATCAACATCGGTGCGATCAATTCGCTGTTCGTGCTGGGACGTAGCATAGGTTTCATCGGCCATTACATGGATCAGAAGCGGCTGAAGCAGGGTCTATATCGCCATCCGTGGGATGATATCTCGTACGTTATGCCCGagcaattcaattaa